One Microbacterium esteraromaticum genomic window carries:
- a CDS encoding AAA family ATPase yields the protein MQENAPSLTAEQFAQHTSRIAASVSSVIDGKPEAVRSALVCLLAEGHLLIEDVPGVGKTMLARALAASVDATVRRIQFTPDLLPGDVTGVAVYDPVEREFEFKRGAIFAHIVIADEINRASPKTQSALLEAMEEHQVTVDGSSHHLPQPFLVVATQNPLEMEGTYPLPEAQRDRFMMRISMGYPDAAAETLMLRQRDVANPLSAIAPVTDAATVRALISWARRVHVAESLEEYAVALAQATRQDPSLHLGASPRATLQLVRAAKVVAALDGRDYVVPDDLADLVIPVFAHRLLAARGVHRAGAQPVEAALRQIVSRVPVPFAARV from the coding sequence ATGCAAGAGAACGCACCGTCGCTCACCGCCGAGCAGTTCGCTCAGCACACGTCTCGCATCGCCGCGTCGGTGTCGTCTGTCATCGACGGCAAGCCCGAGGCGGTGCGAAGCGCCCTGGTCTGCCTGCTCGCCGAGGGACATCTGCTCATCGAAGACGTGCCAGGCGTCGGCAAGACGATGCTCGCGCGCGCGCTGGCCGCAAGCGTCGATGCCACGGTGCGGCGCATCCAGTTCACCCCCGACCTCCTGCCGGGCGACGTCACCGGCGTGGCGGTGTACGACCCCGTCGAGCGCGAGTTCGAGTTCAAACGCGGCGCGATCTTCGCGCACATCGTCATCGCAGACGAGATCAACCGCGCCTCGCCGAAGACCCAGTCGGCGCTGCTCGAGGCCATGGAGGAGCACCAGGTCACGGTCGACGGCTCGAGCCATCACCTGCCCCAGCCGTTCCTCGTCGTCGCGACGCAGAACCCGCTCGAGATGGAGGGCACCTACCCGCTGCCCGAGGCCCAGCGCGACCGCTTCATGATGCGCATCTCGATGGGGTATCCGGATGCCGCGGCCGAGACCCTCATGCTGCGCCAGCGCGATGTCGCCAACCCGCTCTCGGCCATCGCCCCGGTCACCGACGCCGCGACCGTACGCGCGCTGATCTCGTGGGCCCGGCGCGTGCACGTCGCCGAATCGCTCGAGGAGTACGCCGTCGCCCTCGCGCAGGCCACCCGGCAGGACCCGAGCCTGCACCTCGGAGCAAGCCCCCGCGCCACCCTGCAGCTCGTCCGTGCCGCGAAGGTCGTGGCGGCGCTCGACGGCCGCGACTACGTCGTGCCAGACGACCTCGCCGATCTGGTGATCCCCGTCTTCGCGCACCGGCTGCTGGCCGCTCGCGGCGTGCACCGCGCGGGTGCGCAGCCGGTCGAGGCCGCTCTTCGCCAGATCGTGTCGCGGGTTCCCGTGCCGTTCGCCGCGCGCGTCTGA
- a CDS encoding glycoside hydrolase family 65 protein, with protein MIDRDRYPVDPWRLIETRYDEEGVSETLFTVGNGYLGLRGNHIEGRGAHEHGTFINGLHETWPIRHAEQAYGFAEVGQTIVNAPDAKVMRVYIDDEPLSFDEMEVHEYSRSLDMRTGVLERNVVWVTPSGKRVRMRDERIVSFEERHLAVLRLELTVENADAPVTISCQMLNRQDGAGIYAGDPMAAKAAGKAGFDPRKAEKITERVLQPVEYWQDGLRSALSYRVSDSGMTVAVVADHMIETENDYSARTLVEPDIAKNVFRVQAKAGVPIRVGKVVSYHTSRGVPPRELVDRCRRSLDRVGVEGVDALFAAQREWLAAFWERSDVRIAGHDDLQQATRWCLFQLAQAASRADGHGVAAKGLTGSGYSGHYFWDTEIYVLPFLTYTSPQWAKNALRARVMMLPAARRRAAQLNEAGALFPWRTINGEEASAYYAAGTAQYHINADVSFALGKYVRATGDEDFLRREGADIAVETARLWATLGFWRGSNGDSTFHIHGVTGPDEYTTVVNDNLFTNVMARYNLRFAARIVGEMAESDPAAYAALVDRTGLDEGERDAWARAAEAIHIPYSEALGIHPQDAFFLEREVWDLEGTPPEMRPLLLHYHPLVIYRFQVLKQADVVLALFLQGNHFTQEEKLADFDYYDPLTTGDSTLSAVVQSIMAAEVGYQDLARKYFEQALFVDLGDLHHNAADGVHVASTGGIWTALVSGFGGMRDHDGELSFDPRLPADWPELSYPLQWRGSQLQVTITRNQLRLEVREGDAVDFTVRGAAHRASTGEPALVLLAGQGPVRPGRPTLRGIADARRDDGTRLSASVPVTTTTIPVIEAFED; from the coding sequence ATGATCGATCGCGACCGCTACCCCGTCGACCCCTGGCGCCTGATCGAGACCAGGTACGACGAGGAGGGGGTCTCCGAGACCCTCTTCACCGTCGGCAACGGCTATCTCGGCCTGCGCGGCAACCACATCGAGGGCCGCGGCGCCCACGAGCACGGAACGTTCATCAACGGACTGCACGAGACCTGGCCGATCCGCCATGCCGAGCAGGCGTACGGCTTCGCCGAGGTCGGTCAGACGATCGTCAACGCACCTGACGCCAAGGTGATGCGGGTGTACATCGACGACGAGCCGCTCTCGTTCGACGAGATGGAGGTGCACGAGTACTCGCGCTCTCTCGACATGCGCACAGGCGTGCTCGAACGCAACGTCGTGTGGGTGACCCCGTCCGGCAAGCGCGTGCGCATGCGCGATGAGCGCATCGTGAGCTTCGAGGAGCGCCACCTCGCGGTGCTGCGCCTCGAGCTGACTGTCGAGAACGCCGACGCCCCGGTCACGATCAGCTGCCAGATGCTGAACCGTCAGGACGGCGCGGGCATCTACGCCGGCGACCCGATGGCCGCCAAGGCCGCAGGCAAGGCGGGCTTCGACCCGCGCAAGGCCGAGAAGATCACCGAGCGCGTGCTGCAGCCGGTGGAGTACTGGCAGGACGGACTGCGTTCGGCGCTGTCGTACCGCGTCTCGGACTCGGGGATGACCGTCGCGGTCGTCGCCGATCACATGATCGAGACCGAGAACGACTACAGCGCCCGCACTCTCGTCGAGCCCGACATCGCGAAGAACGTGTTCCGCGTGCAGGCGAAGGCGGGCGTGCCCATCCGCGTCGGCAAGGTCGTCAGCTACCACACCTCGCGCGGCGTGCCCCCGCGCGAGCTGGTCGACCGCTGCCGCCGCTCGCTCGACCGAGTGGGGGTGGAGGGGGTGGATGCCCTCTTCGCCGCGCAGCGCGAGTGGCTCGCCGCGTTCTGGGAGCGCTCAGATGTGCGCATCGCCGGCCACGACGACCTGCAGCAGGCGACCCGCTGGTGCCTGTTCCAGCTCGCGCAGGCGGCATCGCGGGCAGACGGCCACGGCGTCGCTGCGAAGGGCCTGACCGGATCGGGATACAGCGGTCACTACTTCTGGGACACCGAGATCTACGTGCTGCCGTTCCTCACGTACACCTCGCCGCAGTGGGCCAAGAACGCGCTGCGCGCCCGCGTGATGATGCTGCCTGCCGCGCGCCGGCGTGCGGCTCAGCTGAACGAGGCCGGAGCGCTGTTCCCGTGGCGCACGATCAACGGCGAGGAGGCCTCGGCCTACTACGCCGCAGGCACCGCCCAGTACCACATCAACGCCGACGTCAGCTTCGCCCTCGGCAAGTACGTGCGGGCGACGGGCGATGAGGACTTCCTGCGCCGGGAGGGCGCCGACATCGCGGTCGAGACCGCACGGCTGTGGGCGACGCTCGGGTTCTGGCGGGGATCCAACGGCGACTCGACGTTCCACATCCACGGCGTGACCGGGCCCGACGAGTACACCACCGTCGTCAACGACAACCTCTTCACCAACGTCATGGCGCGGTACAACCTGCGCTTCGCGGCGCGCATCGTCGGAGAGATGGCCGAGAGCGATCCGGCCGCGTACGCCGCTCTCGTCGACCGCACGGGTCTGGATGAGGGCGAGCGGGATGCCTGGGCCCGAGCGGCCGAGGCGATCCACATCCCGTACAGCGAGGCGCTGGGCATCCATCCGCAGGACGCGTTCTTCCTCGAACGCGAGGTGTGGGATCTCGAGGGCACGCCGCCCGAGATGCGCCCGCTGCTGCTGCACTACCACCCGCTGGTGATCTACCGGTTCCAGGTGCTGAAGCAGGCGGATGTCGTGCTGGCCCTGTTCCTGCAGGGCAATCACTTCACCCAAGAGGAGAAGCTGGCCGACTTCGACTACTACGACCCGCTGACCACGGGAGACTCGACGCTCTCCGCGGTGGTGCAGTCGATCATGGCGGCGGAGGTGGGGTACCAGGATCTCGCCAGGAAGTACTTCGAGCAGGCGCTGTTCGTCGACCTGGGGGATCTGCACCACAACGCCGCTGACGGCGTGCACGTGGCATCCACCGGTGGCATCTGGACTGCGCTGGTCAGCGGTTTCGGCGGCATGCGCGACCACGACGGCGAGCTGAGCTTCGATCCGCGTCTGCCCGCCGACTGGCCCGAGCTGTCGTACCCGCTGCAGTGGCGCGGTTCGCAGCTTCAGGTGACGATCACGCGCAACCAGCTGCGTCTGGAGGTCCGCGAGGGCGACGCCGTCGACTTCACGGTGCGCGGTGCCGCGCACCGTGCGTCGACGGGGGAGCCGGCGCTCGTGCTGCTCGCCGGTCAGGGGCCTGTGCGTCCTGGCCGTCCCACCCTGCGCGGGATCGCGGATGCCCGTCGCGACGACGGCACGCGCCTGTCGGCCTCGGTGCCCGTGACCACCACGACGATCCCCGTCATCGAGGCGTTCGAGGACTGA
- a CDS encoding HAD family hydrolase, with product MSDALPDLHRAPGVLFDLDGVLTPTAEVHMRAWQKVFDEVFARWGIQPAYTDADYFAYVDGKKRYDGVASLLRSRNVEIPWGEVTDPPEAETVCGVGNRKNDAFISVLRSEGIAAYPGSLALLESLRDARVPMGVVSSSKNAEEVLGSAGIRDFFRAVVDGLVAERDHLASKPAPDMFLEGARMLGVDPAEAVAVEDAVSGVASAAAAGYRSVIGVDRGAGPDALREAGATGIVDDLARLLGDVQS from the coding sequence ATGTCAGACGCACTCCCCGACCTGCATCGCGCACCCGGCGTGCTCTTCGACCTCGACGGGGTGCTGACCCCCACCGCCGAGGTGCACATGCGCGCCTGGCAGAAGGTGTTCGACGAGGTGTTCGCCCGCTGGGGCATCCAGCCCGCGTACACCGACGCCGACTACTTCGCCTACGTCGACGGCAAGAAGCGCTACGACGGCGTGGCGAGCCTGCTGCGCAGCCGCAACGTCGAGATCCCCTGGGGAGAGGTCACCGACCCGCCCGAGGCCGAGACGGTCTGCGGCGTCGGCAACCGCAAGAACGACGCCTTCATCTCGGTGCTGCGCAGCGAGGGGATCGCGGCGTACCCCGGTTCGCTGGCCCTGCTCGAGAGCCTGCGCGACGCCAGGGTGCCGATGGGAGTCGTCTCGAGCTCGAAGAACGCCGAGGAGGTGCTCGGCAGCGCGGGCATCCGGGACTTCTTCCGCGCCGTCGTCGACGGACTCGTCGCCGAACGCGACCACCTCGCCTCGAAGCCTGCTCCCGACATGTTCCTGGAGGGTGCGCGGATGCTGGGCGTGGACCCGGCAGAGGCCGTTGCCGTCGAAGACGCCGTGTCGGGGGTCGCCTCGGCGGCCGCCGCCGGATACCGCTCCGTGATCGGCGTCGACCGCGGTGCCGGACCTGATGCTCTGCGCGAGGCCGGCGCGACCGGTATCGTCGATGACCTTGCCCGTCTGCTCGGCGACGTGCAGAGCTGA
- a CDS encoding rhomboid family intramembrane serine protease: MTAPATRTSSASRFLAPVMLLALMWAIQVLDALLPGSFTGWGLRSWDLASLPGLVLGPLLHASWAHLISNSLPLLVLGCLVAVEGARRFWAVTGIIAVVGGAGTWFLNAPGTLTVGASVLVFGYFGYTVLRVFAPGRVSHRIAYAAIALIVIVLYGTTVLTGIFGAAAGVSWQAHLFGAIGGGIAALAARRPPRGGRQSVRP; the protein is encoded by the coding sequence GTGACCGCTCCCGCCACTCGCACCTCGTCTGCCAGCCGCTTTCTCGCGCCGGTGATGCTGCTCGCCCTGATGTGGGCCATCCAGGTGCTCGATGCGCTGCTGCCCGGATCGTTCACGGGCTGGGGGCTTCGCTCGTGGGATCTCGCCAGCCTCCCGGGGCTCGTGCTCGGACCCCTGCTGCACGCGAGCTGGGCTCACCTGATCAGCAACTCCCTGCCGCTGCTGGTGCTCGGCTGCCTGGTCGCCGTCGAGGGGGCGAGGCGCTTCTGGGCGGTCACCGGCATCATCGCCGTCGTCGGGGGAGCGGGCACCTGGTTCCTGAACGCCCCGGGCACGCTCACCGTCGGCGCATCGGTTCTCGTGTTCGGGTACTTCGGCTACACGGTGCTGCGCGTCTTCGCGCCGGGCAGGGTGTCTCACCGCATCGCGTACGCGGCGATCGCCCTCATCGTCATCGTGCTGTACGGCACGACCGTGCTCACCGGCATCTTCGGCGCCGCCGCCGGTGTCTCGTGGCAGGCGCACCTGTTCGGCGCGATCGGCGGAGGCATCGCCGCGCTGGCGGCTCGGCGCCCGCCGCGCGGCGGCCGCCAGTCCGTGCGACCGTGA
- a CDS encoding DNA polymerase III subunit gamma and tau → MTTALYRRYRPETFGEMIGQSQVTDPLMTALRGDRVGHAYLFSGPRGCGKTTSARILARCLNCAEGPTDTPCGVCPSCVELSRAGGGSLDVVEIDAASHNGVDDARDLRERATFAPSRDRFKIFILDEAHMVTPQGFNALLKLVEEPPAHVKFIFATTEPEKVLGTIRSRTHHYPFRLVPPAAMLEYVEKLCAEEGVQVEPGVLTLVVRAGGGSPRDTLSLLDQLIAGSDQGNVTYERAVALLGYTHAALLDEIVDALAAGDAATAFPAVDRVVQTGQDPRRFVDDLLERLRDLIVIDAVGDGASAVLRGIPADEMERMQAQAAAFGSVRLSRTADLVSQALDDMSGATSPRLHLELMVARVLAGASRDAIGAATQNAPAQTAPGQAAPAQAAPGQAAPGQRPAPAPASAAASESAAPAQTVPVSPVIVENLTSSTPQTSSGQGAVPSATQSGAAIPDPVAQNARSAERSADSPAAPAPAADPVGTSAPVTFERIAAAWPAVLTRLETISRASWLIVTGIQPLAFDAASEVLTLGFSSPSDVPKFKGTTPGKGTSDHLRTAIEQELGVTVKYRPAPLPPGGGGGAAAPSGPAPTGSGPGAAPTRPAKGDDAPAAGWANPMSGPQDLGGAAAAQPRPNAGAPASGTSSNATRSASAAVTDWAVAPIPSSAPSTAVATAPVETGAVIAAPQPQFPVDEEPADVEAAGSAPLPPHDGDIDAPPAPDDYPPYDDEPPYDPEYDEPRSAPSAATSAPTPAPSRVPAPAPAATQQAPARPSLREVPPAPPSRPMASDGVERRGEAVIRQVLGAKFIREEPYQPPSRFN, encoded by the coding sequence GTGACGACAGCCCTGTACCGCCGCTACCGGCCCGAGACCTTCGGCGAGATGATCGGGCAGTCCCAGGTGACCGATCCGCTCATGACCGCGCTGCGCGGCGACCGCGTCGGCCACGCCTATCTGTTCTCGGGTCCCCGCGGCTGCGGAAAGACCACCTCCGCCCGCATCCTGGCGCGGTGCCTGAACTGTGCAGAGGGCCCGACCGACACGCCCTGCGGTGTCTGCCCCAGCTGCGTCGAGCTGTCGCGCGCGGGCGGCGGATCGCTCGACGTGGTCGAGATCGACGCGGCCAGCCACAACGGTGTCGACGATGCCCGTGACCTGCGCGAGCGCGCGACGTTCGCACCCAGCCGCGACCGGTTCAAGATCTTCATCCTCGACGAGGCGCACATGGTCACCCCGCAGGGCTTCAACGCCCTGCTGAAGCTCGTCGAAGAGCCGCCCGCGCACGTGAAGTTCATCTTCGCGACCACTGAGCCCGAGAAGGTGCTCGGCACCATCCGCTCGCGCACTCACCACTACCCGTTCCGGCTCGTTCCGCCGGCTGCGATGCTCGAGTACGTCGAGAAGCTCTGCGCCGAAGAGGGAGTGCAGGTCGAGCCGGGTGTGCTGACGCTCGTGGTGCGCGCAGGCGGAGGGTCGCCGCGCGACACCCTCTCGCTGCTCGACCAGCTCATCGCCGGCTCCGATCAGGGCAATGTGACCTATGAGCGCGCGGTCGCGCTGCTCGGCTACACGCACGCGGCGCTGCTCGACGAGATCGTCGACGCGCTCGCCGCGGGCGATGCGGCGACGGCTTTCCCCGCGGTCGACCGCGTGGTGCAGACCGGCCAGGACCCTCGCCGCTTCGTCGACGACCTCCTCGAGCGGCTGCGTGATCTGATCGTCATCGACGCGGTCGGCGATGGCGCGTCGGCGGTTCTGCGCGGCATCCCCGCCGACGAGATGGAGCGCATGCAGGCGCAGGCCGCCGCCTTCGGGTCTGTCCGCCTCTCGCGCACCGCCGACCTGGTCAGCCAGGCGCTCGACGACATGAGCGGCGCGACCTCGCCGCGGCTGCATCTGGAGCTGATGGTCGCGCGGGTGCTCGCCGGGGCATCGCGGGATGCCATTGGTGCCGCGACCCAGAACGCGCCCGCCCAGACCGCTCCTGGTCAGGCCGCGCCCGCCCAGGCCGCGCCTGGTCAGGCCGCGCCTGGTCAGCGACCCGCCCCGGCGCCGGCGTCGGCCGCCGCGTCCGAGTCCGCGGCTCCCGCGCAGACCGTGCCGGTCTCGCCCGTCATCGTCGAGAACCTCACCTCATCGACGCCCCAGACGTCGAGCGGGCAGGGCGCAGTGCCTTCGGCCACGCAGTCCGGTGCCGCGATCCCCGATCCCGTCGCGCAGAACGCGCGATCCGCCGAACGGTCCGCAGACTCGCCCGCCGCGCCCGCCCCGGCTGCCGATCCCGTCGGTACGTCCGCGCCCGTCACCTTCGAGCGGATCGCCGCAGCGTGGCCCGCGGTGCTCACGCGCTTGGAGACGATCAGTCGTGCGTCGTGGCTGATCGTCACGGGCATCCAGCCTCTCGCCTTCGACGCCGCAAGCGAGGTTCTCACTCTCGGGTTCTCCAGCCCGAGCGATGTGCCGAAGTTCAAGGGCACCACCCCCGGCAAGGGCACCTCCGATCACCTGCGCACGGCGATCGAGCAGGAACTCGGGGTGACCGTGAAGTACCGGCCCGCTCCGCTGCCGCCAGGCGGGGGAGGCGGCGCCGCCGCGCCCAGCGGGCCCGCTCCGACGGGGTCGGGACCAGGTGCAGCGCCGACGCGACCCGCGAAGGGCGACGACGCCCCGGCAGCAGGCTGGGCGAACCCGATGAGCGGACCGCAGGACCTCGGTGGCGCCGCCGCGGCGCAGCCGCGTCCGAACGCCGGCGCCCCGGCATCCGGAACGTCGTCGAACGCCACGCGGTCGGCGTCGGCCGCTGTCACCGACTGGGCCGTGGCGCCCATTCCGTCGTCCGCACCGTCGACCGCGGTCGCGACCGCTCCGGTCGAGACCGGCGCGGTGATCGCTGCACCGCAGCCGCAGTTCCCCGTCGACGAAGAGCCGGCCGACGTCGAAGCCGCGGGCTCGGCTCCGCTCCCGCCGCATGACGGCGACATCGATGCGCCCCCGGCGCCCGACGACTATCCGCCCTACGACGACGAGCCGCCGTACGACCCCGAATACGACGAGCCTCGATCCGCCCCGAGCGCGGCGACGTCCGCACCGACGCCCGCACCCTCGCGGGTGCCCGCACCTGCCCCCGCGGCGACGCAGCAGGCACCGGCGCGACCCTCTCTCCGCGAGGTGCCTCCTGCACCACCCAGTCGCCCCATGGCCTCCGACGGCGTGGAGCGTCGCGGTGAAGCGGTCATCCGTCAGGTGCTCGGCGCGAAGTTCATCCGCGAAGAGCCCTACCAGCCCCCCTCGAGGTTCAACTGA
- a CDS encoding IS3 family transposase (programmed frameshift): MNQKYSPEMRERALRMLDEAKPDHPNLMTAVRHVAGLLGMSAETLRVWHRRREVDAGQRPGVPSDVAEENARLRREVAELRRANEILRAASVFFAKGTRPPHDEMIRFIDKHRDQFGVEAICRVLRATVRGFITSRGYRAAKRRLPSARRLRDELLVPEVARLHTENYGVYGRRKMHALMRRQGWDIGRDQTERLMRRAGVRGVRKSKRVFTTRSDKTAALPADLVNRRFTAPAPRRLWVCDVTYVATWSGFAYVAFVTDVYSRRIVGWNVAATLRSEILPMQTLDMAAWGAGGDLTGLIHHADHGSNYTAMVYTERIVELGAVPSTGTVGDSFDNAMAEAVNNLYKTELIRQRGPWRTVEQVELATLEWVWWWNNQRLHGELDMRTPIEVEQAYYADLESANPAPAEQGSR, translated from the exons ATGAATCAGAAGTACTCGCCCGAGATGCGTGAGCGCGCGCTGCGGATGCTCGATGAGGCCAAGCCGGATCATCCCAACCTCATGACCGCCGTCCGTCACGTCGCGGGCCTGCTCGGGATGAGCGCGGAGACGTTGCGGGTGTGGCATCGCCGCCGCGAGGTCGATGCTGGTCAGCGGCCCGGGGTGCCCAGCGACGTTGCCGAAGAGAACGCGCGGCTGCGTCGCGAGGTCGCCGAGTTGCGGCGCGCCAACGAGATCCTCAGGGCGGCGAGTGTGTTTTTCGCCA AAGGAACTCGACCGCCCCACGACGAGATGATCCGCTTCATCGACAAGCATCGGGATCAATTCGGGGTCGAGGCCATCTGCCGTGTGCTGCGCGCGACAGTTCGTGGGTTCATCACCTCTCGCGGATATCGTGCCGCGAAACGACGCCTACCGTCGGCCAGACGCCTCCGGGACGAGTTGCTCGTCCCGGAAGTCGCCAGGCTGCACACGGAGAACTACGGCGTCTACGGGCGCCGGAAGATGCATGCGCTGATGCGCCGCCAAGGATGGGACATCGGCCGCGACCAGACCGAACGGCTCATGCGCCGGGCCGGGGTCCGTGGTGTGAGGAAGTCGAAGCGGGTGTTCACGACGCGCTCCGACAAGACGGCGGCGCTGCCGGCCGATCTCGTGAACAGGCGCTTCACCGCGCCGGCACCTCGCCGTCTCTGGGTCTGCGATGTGACCTACGTGGCGACGTGGTCCGGGTTCGCGTATGTCGCGTTCGTCACTGACGTCTACTCCCGCCGCATCGTCGGCTGGAACGTCGCCGCCACGTTGCGGTCCGAGATCTTGCCGATGCAGACGCTGGACATGGCCGCGTGGGGCGCCGGCGGCGATCTCACCGGGCTGATCCATCACGCGGACCACGGGTCGAACTACACCGCGATGGTCTACACCGAGCGGATCGTCGAGCTCGGCGCCGTTCCGTCGACGGGAACGGTGGGCGATTCGTTCGATAACGCGATGGCGGAGGCGGTGAACAACCTCTATAAGACCGAGCTGATCCGCCAGCGCGGCCCGTGGCGGACCGTCGAGCAGGTCGAACTCGCGACTCTCGAGTGGGTGTGGTGGTGGAACAACCAGCGGCTCCACGGCGAGCTCGACATGCGCACCCCGATCGAGGTCGAACAGGCGTATTACGCTGACCTGGAATCAGCCAATCCGGCACCTGCCGAACAAGGCTCCCGATAG
- a CDS encoding DUF58 domain-containing protein, producing MRTRPLTARGAACLVLGGLLCVAANVLAARPLLYIGVLLLLLPLISLLVVRAPRRRGEVWRQISTDLLAVGETSKVTVRFELYAPGVPRGRWRDTLPDAVRGDAVGEYPGETRLLHYDLEGVRRGTATLGPLLLRTVDPFGLAQRVQAFGETRMITVVPQVFALSPLPTRVGAAGGAAQTRSTRIGQGADNLIPRAYLSGDSRRRIHWRATAHRGSLMVRQEEEEASPDAVVVLDRAASRWARPGDTPDPAFEAAVSLCASAALRFVQDGYSVDVFDSSGALLGALRGHEDDRDGLMVALATVIPRGEPRDLRAIVGGTPPGPLVVITGAIQADDAVRLSTAGAAAPMLIAAGASRDALAVAAEHGWNVARLDTAADPAEVWESAIPQAKAPRG from the coding sequence ATGCGCACGCGACCGCTGACAGCCAGAGGAGCCGCCTGCCTGGTGCTCGGCGGCCTGCTGTGCGTGGCCGCCAACGTTCTCGCCGCCCGCCCCCTTCTGTACATCGGCGTGCTGCTCCTGCTGCTGCCGCTCATCTCGCTGCTGGTCGTCAGGGCGCCACGGCGCCGCGGGGAGGTGTGGCGGCAGATCTCCACCGACCTGCTCGCAGTCGGAGAGACGTCGAAGGTCACCGTGCGCTTCGAGCTGTACGCGCCCGGCGTCCCGCGGGGTCGCTGGCGCGACACCCTGCCCGACGCTGTGCGAGGCGACGCCGTCGGCGAGTACCCGGGCGAGACCAGGCTGCTGCACTACGACCTCGAGGGAGTGCGCAGGGGCACCGCGACTCTCGGCCCTCTGCTGCTGCGCACGGTCGACCCGTTCGGCCTGGCGCAGCGTGTGCAGGCCTTCGGCGAGACCCGCATGATCACCGTCGTGCCGCAGGTCTTCGCCCTCTCGCCCCTTCCGACCAGGGTGGGGGCTGCCGGCGGTGCGGCGCAGACCCGGTCGACGCGCATCGGGCAGGGCGCTGACAACCTCATCCCCCGCGCATATCTGTCTGGCGACTCACGCCGGCGCATCCACTGGCGCGCGACCGCGCACCGAGGCTCGCTGATGGTCAGGCAGGAGGAGGAAGAGGCCAGCCCCGACGCGGTCGTGGTGCTCGACCGTGCGGCGTCGCGCTGGGCCCGCCCCGGCGACACCCCCGATCCGGCCTTCGAGGCGGCCGTGTCGCTGTGCGCCTCGGCCGCGCTTCGCTTCGTGCAGGACGGCTACAGCGTCGACGTGTTCGACAGCTCGGGCGCCCTGCTCGGCGCTCTGCGCGGGCATGAAGACGACCGCGACGGGCTGATGGTGGCATTGGCCACGGTGATCCCGCGCGGCGAGCCGCGCGACCTGCGCGCCATCGTCGGCGGCACGCCTCCCGGCCCGCTCGTCGTGATCACCGGGGCGATCCAGGCCGACGATGCCGTGCGGCTGAGCACGGCGGGCGCCGCGGCGCCGATGCTGATCGCGGCGGGAGCGAGCCGCGATGCGCTGGCCGTCGCCGCCGAGCACGGCTGGAACGTGGCGAGGCTCGACACCGCAGCCGACCCGGCGGAGGTGTGGGAGTCGGCGATTCCCCAGGCGAAGGCGCCCCGTGGCTGA